A stretch of the Papaver somniferum cultivar HN1 chromosome 6, ASM357369v1, whole genome shotgun sequence genome encodes the following:
- the LOC113291112 gene encoding uncharacterized protein LOC113291112, which produces MSNIGELSYFLGLQIQQQKDNILLSQEKYARNLVEKFKLNESTPMETPMPTTGKLQSNPGERSVDQKLYRSMIGSLLYLTATRPDIAFSVGCCAIFQADPKESHLKAVKRIIRYVNGTVDYGLSYSMDTNNSLVAYSNVDWAGCVEDRKSTSGGCFYIGQNLVAWHNKKQNSQYLSTCETEYIAAG; this is translated from the coding sequence ATGAGTAATATCGGAGAATTGTCATACTTTCTTGGTTTGCAAATACAGCAACAAAAAGACAAtattcttctttctcaagaaaaatatgcaaggaatcTTGTTGAGAAATTCAAACTAAACGAATCAACGCCCATGGAAACTCCAATGCCGACTACTGGGAAACTCCAATCCAATCCAGGAGAAAGATCTGTTGATCAAAAACTATATAGATCCATGATAGGAAGCTTGCTATACTTAACTGCAACAAGGCCAGACATTGCCTTCAGTGTGGGATGTTGTGCCATATTTCAAGCAGATCCTAAAGAATCACATCTTAAAGCTGTAAAACGAATCATAAGATACGTTAATGGTACTGTAGATTACGGTCTATCATACTCtatggatacaaacaacagtctaGTTGCCTATTCAaatgttgattgggcaggttgtGTTGAAGATCGGAAAAGCACCTCTGGTGGTTGCTTCTATATTGGTCAAAATCTTGTTGCTTGGCACAacaagaaacagaattcacagTATTTATCAACCTGTGAAACAGAATACATTGCTGCTGgttga